In Equus caballus isolate H_3958 breed thoroughbred chromosome 22, TB-T2T, whole genome shotgun sequence, the sequence TCATGTGTTGGagccatattttctttcttgattctaggttttccatttcttaatatttcttcattttttttgacCTGGTTTTTCAAATTAGTGTGGACATCTCGTTTAGAGAAATAGACCTCTGAGTCACTACTAGAAGCTGGAGTACAATCATTATCAATTGCCTGGTCAGTTGATTGATTGCTATCTTGATGAATGCTGCATATATATTATAAGTATCAAGGCAGCATGGAAGGAATGAGGGctctctggctgtgtgactttaggcacaTTTCTTAACCTTTCAGTACtttatttactcatctgtaaaatgcagataatatcAATACCTACCTCATTgagttattatgaagattaagtaGAATAACAGGCAAATAGTCTTATCTAGTACCTGGCGCATAGTGGCTGCTTCATCAGTGTACATAACACTAAATAGCAATCGTTTTTGTCAGGTGTCTTCCAGAAAGTGAAGGGTGACTTGAAGACAATTCAGGATTCCGAGATTTGGCAACAAGCCAAGCAGAAGTTCCAGGAAGCTGAGAAGTTGGTGGAAAATACCCTTTCTAAGATCTTGCCAACTGTGGATGGTTCTTTGGGGTGAGTTGGGGCTTCATGGAGAAGATCTTTgctccaagaaaagaaaatacatatttttggaGAGGTAATTTTAAGATCAAATACAGAGAGGTGGACAAACATTGTCCGTCCCCACAGAACCAAGGTAGTCTGAGGCCAGGGTCCCCAGACCTTGCGTAAATTACAGGCAGGGCTGCAGGCCCAATCTGGGCATCTCGTGGGTTTGGGCTTCCACACTTTGTAATTTCAGGATCAGGGCAAAAGTTCTCTTCCATCCACCTCCACCTGAACTTCCTTTTCCAAGGAATAAGacttttcttctcaaaatatGGCTAAGGATAAAAGTCCGACTCCCCACGGGAGAGAGGAAACTGGAATTCATACCACATAGCTGGCCCCACACATGGAGTTTTGGAGTCAAACAGTTCTGGGTTCGGATTGTGACTTGGGCACTTATTCCCTCTTGGAGTCTTCGGGGGAAATCACGTCTGTTTGAGCCTCAGTCTGTCGTGCCATAACGTGGAGAGAATCAAATCTCTGAGCAGGGCTGTGGTGGAGACCAGCGAAGGCAAGGTTGGTGGGGCCCCGATGCTCAGCATGATATTGGCATGGAGAAGTGCTCAGCACATGGTTGCCATGAACAACGACAAAGGTGAATTGTGGGTTTTGCGCAGGTTGAAAATCAGTAACGGCAACATCCAGGACCTCAAAGCTGAACTGGCCCCTGATGGCCAAGGTGCCACCCTGAGGATCCCCATCACCTGTACCGCCAGCGTGTCCCTGTGAGTATCGTGAGAATCTGGGTCCTGGGAGAAGCAgggcagcatggctgatgggtctCCAACCTGGAATCAGGCACTGTTCCACGCTGGCGTCTGGGTGTGAGCCTCAGTCTCCCAATCTGTATGTGAGGGGgcctttccagctctaaaatccTAACCCTTAAAGTGTTCTAGTGAACTTTGGCCATAAACAAGTCTCTCTTAAAAGAATCCTCCATTACCTAGACTTTTGAAATCATAACATTTATCTACctgtaatatttgaaaaattgagAATACATGAGCGTTTACTACCCTTTGGCAAAATTTCCTCCAGCATTGTTTCATCTATCAAGATTCTGTTTAAATAACCAGGACCATTACAGATGAATGTATATAGTAGTGAACAGTGTATAATAAAGGGCATgtgtgaaaaatataattttgaagtattttagttattttaaaagaggTAGATAAATAGGAAAACGAGCATGTGTAAAAGACTCTTTATAATTAAATACACTATGATTCCATCATTCATTAGCCAAGAGATCCTGGAATAGTTGCTTAAACTCTCTATACCAACATTCCCTCATtctgaaaatagagataatagtaGTATTTTTCCCTCATGGGATTGCTGTAATGATTAGATGGATTAATCCAGGAAAGATACTTTTTTAAAGTGCCTAACATAATTTGTGCTCAATAAAggtttatgattattattttaattagtgTGATGCTGTGTAAAAATTTCATATGAACCAAACCCACATGGCCAGGAGAAGAAGCCACCGATGTAACTATATAAATCCCGTGAGGAATATAATGTTAACATTATTGTTGTAATACAATGTTAACATTATCCAATGACATCCTGGAAAATGTCCACACAGTAAAAGAACTTGAGTAGACAACGTGAAGGGCCTTCTCGACTTCCGTTAACTGTGAATCTTATTTCCTGCAGGCCTGTCATTGGCCAGGTCGTCGACCTGAAGGGTTCCTTGGAACTCCAGACTGATGTCAGAGTTGAAACTGATGCCCAGACTGGCCTCCCTTCAGTGGTCCTAGGAGAATGCAGCGACGACTCAGCCAGCATCTCACTCACCTTGCTGGACAAGTAAGGCTCATCCATCTCAACAGAGCTGGGCTGTGAGAGTCAAGGACCCCTGATTTCAGCCCTAATCCTATAGCTGGGAGGTGGCACAATGTGGTGAAAAAGAGTTCAGGCTCTGAGTCAGACAGACCTTGATTCAAATACCACCTTTGACCACTGACTTGTGACTTTGTAAccaacttaacctctctgaggctcggTTTTCACATCCGCAAACTGAGAATGATAAAAATACCTACTCGTAGGCTGCTGAACTGaccaaatgagaaaatgcaagtgTTTAGCATAGACCCTGGCACATACAAATATCCATGCTGACTTCCTGCCTGCCTGTTCTTCCCATTACTGACTCAGGAGTGTTGACCTCTCCAACCACAATCGTGAATTTCCTATTTCACCTTTCAGCTCTATCAGTTTTGCTTCGTGTgtcttgaagctctgttgttaggtgcatgcACGTTTAGGATTGTTACGTCTTCTTGAAGAAtcgatccctttatcattatgtgacGTCTTCCAATAATAGCAGTGATGATAAAAATTGTATTTACCTTCTTGCCTCCAGttgagaggggagaggaggagtaAATACTTACCCCTGCCGTGGTCTCTATAGTTGCAAATTGTCCCCAGACCATCCTCCACCCACTGGAAAATTCCTGAAATAAGATGATGAAAATTTAATCCTTTCCATTTAAATTATTGATCTCTGTTAATCCAAAAAATCTACATCTTAAACTGTGTTCTCGAAAGGGCAGGTTTGGCCCAGTGAAGAGCGTGGAGAGAGAAAGGGTGACCCTGGTGATGGTGGGAGTGGAGAAGAGGTCTGGAAGCTCGGGGCTGGGGCAGGTGGACTTGGAGGGGGACGAGGCTGGGTCCTGGGCTCTCAGTCCTGATGGCCATGGGCAGAGGTCACTCTACCCTCCCCCCACCAAGAGGCCCGATCAGAGGCTGCCTAAGTACCCCCTAAAACCAAAGAAAGGCAACACAGCCTGATGTTAGTCGGAAAGGCTGGGACACAAGTTCAGAGGCCTGAGCCCTGCTGAGCATGGGAACTCCTCCCGCCACTCTGGGTCTCAGAGTCCACATCTCTAAGATGACATTCCACTCTGCTGCTCTCGGTCGTCTTGGGCCTTTTCTTCCTGCTTAGGATGAAGTCCCAAGCCCTCCCCATGCCCAGCTGGGCTCTGCTTGTCCTGGCacccctcacacacccacactctCCTCTTGCTACTCTGCTCCAGACAAACTGGCCTTTGTTCTGTGCTTTGgacgagttctttcccacctcaAGACCTGTGCATGGCTATTCTGGCACCAAGACCACCTTCTCCGCGCTCCCACCTCAATGTGCTTCTCATCCTTCAGGGCCTGAAGCACGactcctcccattctctctcctgAGAGTCTACTCTTGCCCTTCAGTGTACTTGTCACAAGGTGTCACTATATATTTAATTGCATGTTActtcattcattatttcaacCAAAAACGTATTGAGCATCTGCATTGTGCCAGGCAGAGCTCTGGCACATCGTGCCACCATTCTGAGCTCTGGAGAATTTATGGGTGACAACAGACAAGGACCCTGTTCTCGTGGAGCTTATTGTCCTGAGGGAAAGGTAGATGGGCGAGCATTGAGTCCGTCTAAGAGCCCTCAGGGAAAATGTCAGATTTCTAGGAGTCTGGGCAGAGCAGTATGCTTACCAGGACACTATGATACAAAGACATCCCTTAGGTGAGCAGCcagggagggcttccctgaggaggtgatggTTACGCTGAAAGCCTGAGCAAGACTTGTTTAATGTTTAGGTACCAGATTAGGAGATGCTGGTGCTTTGCTTatccctgtgtccccagggcctaaCTCTGTGCCTGGTTCATTGCTGATGCTCTAttaatatgtgttgaatgaatgaatgaagtctcAGGGTTGTGATGAGACTCTCTTAGGTACTGGGGTGAGCTGCTGCTCAGATGTGGGGTTCTAAGTGACGTTTCCTTTGGATAGAGGCCCTGTCTCTGGTTAGAGAGTCAATGCCCCTGAGGTTTATCTGACTTCTGGGTGCTCCACCATCTCCCACCCTCTCCGCACCCCTACTGCTTGGCAGCTCTGCCCGCCTGACCAGGTTTTAtcatttccctctcttttccaGCCGCAGTGAACTGGTCTCCAGAGTTGTGGACTCCTTGACCGGCGTCCTGAGCAAGGCTGTGTCCTCCCTGGTGCAGAGACAAGTGAGTCCTTCACTCCTGGGGTCCCAGAGCCCTGGCGGCAGGGGGAGGGTGGCAAGTGTAGCATCCACAGGCCAAACTGTAATCTCTGGGCACCTTTCCTTCTGTGATGCAAACTTTGGGCTGTCAGCCAGAAGTGGCCCCCCTTTGCTTAGGGGAGTGGTCTGTTGGGGAGAGGCCTGACGTTAGCTGAAATCTCTGAGTTCCAAATTTGAACCATTTGCCATATCCGTGTACTACCAATATGCCTTGTTAgctaagatttttctttaatcaacacaattttacttaattaaatttatttaaatgcctttatttttaaaaaggaaactttatgTCCTTACcataaatagaaaactaatatcaCTTATCAtataagtaattaaaaaataaacactgtcctatagttttcatCATCTGTGCATCGTACAAAACCATATGTACCAGGTGCCCAAAGTTCCAGAGAGCCTACATTAGTCATTCTGGAAGGCGGCTGGGAACCtaggtttacaaaaaaaaaaaaatcctccaggTGGCTCTGTGAGTCATGGAACCGGAGGCCTGCTACTCAAAGCGTGGCCCTCCTGCCAGCCTCAGCTGGacacttgctagaaatgcagaatcgCAGGCCCCACCCAGATCTGTTGAGATCCGCAGGAAATTGTATGCACCCAAAATCGTGGTAAACACTGTTCTACATTTCCCAGGGCTCCATTTGACTCTCAAATTCCAGGGTGCCAAAGTTCAAGGTTTCTAAGAGTGTAGGGTTCTGGGGTGTTAACACTCTAGATTCTTAAAGTTCTAGGATTCTGATGTTCTAAGGTTTTAGGATTTGAGCATCTCATGGTTCTCAGATTTTTGGACTTCTAGGTTTCCATTGTTTTAGAATCCTAAGGGCCAAAGGTCCTAAGGTCCCAAGTAATCAGCATCTGTGTGGGTGGCAGGCAGTTTGTTCCCAGCTGATAatgattttccttcttccttcttccgtccggctctcctcctctccctccctccctccctctctccctctcccctcttcagGCGTGCCCATTGATCCGCGTCTTCCTCCACAGCCTGGATATAAGTTCTTTTGATGACCTCATCAGTAAGTCACAGCCTGGGGATGTGGGGACATTCCCTCTGCAGCCTTCCAAGGGCAGGCATGCAGCTCTGCACCTGCCCCACGGGCTGTCTGGTCAGGGAACCCTGGAGAAACAGAAGGACCCAGCATCCTGAGCAAGTTGGGAGAGTGTGGGTGGAGGGGTCCCTGCAGAACTGAAGGGTTCTGTGGGCCTCAGGAGCCCCCCCACCGTCATCCGTTGTTCAACACGCAGAATCTGCCGGGCAGAATGATGTGAGAAAGAAGATGGGCCAGATCTGGTTCAAAGCCTGGGTCTGCTGCCTAGCAACTGTGGGGCCTCGGTCAGGTGGCTCcgcctctccaagcctcagtttcctccctggTGAAAGGGGATTGCAAACATTGTGGGCCTAAAGAGTGGatgaaaaaaagcacaaagagcCTAATACCCAGTGGGCATGGCTAAAAGATTCCATCCCTTGTCGTTTCCTTCTTATGAGGAGCTGTGGCTTCTCCTCCAACCCCTGGGGACTTTCTTTGGCCTTTGGGTCTCAGGCGTGGCTGGAGTTGCTGGGGCTGCTGCAGTAAGTGAAGGTGTCGAGGTCCTGGAGATGGCCCTTCTGCAAAACAGCCATCCAGTAGGTCCAGTTCCTTGGGCAATTACTCTGTGCTCCGTGTACACCGTCTCATTGGATCCTTGCAACAATCCTGTGGGGTGGGTACTGTTAtacccatcttacagatgaacaaactgaggctcagagaggaggtgTGACATGCCTGAGGTCCCATGGCGGTCAGACTGGCCCACTGGGGCGTGACAGCCGTTGGGGTCTGGTTTCCAGCAGTGGAGACTGAGTCCTGCTGCTGATTTTGTCTCTTCAGGTAAACTTGAGCAGGGGGTCCAGCTGCCGTTAGACTTCTGAAGAGGGCGGGTGAGGAGGATTGCTGTGCTGCCCACTTGCTGGTAAGGAGCTGGGCTCTGGGCCCCGCACCAAGGGAAGATGGGCTGCTCCATAGGGGCCTGCGGTGAAGTTGGAGCAAAGCTTGACTTCTCTTCTTTGTCTAGCAGCAGACTGAGCCCTGATCTTGGTCATAGACTGACCCTGACCCTGGCCCCAGGCTGAGCCCTGATCCtgctcacactctgagccctgagccTTAATTATATGCCCAGACTGAGCCCTGATCCTGGCCCTAGACTGAGCCTAGATCCTAGTCACAGACTGGAGCTTTGACCCCAGTTATTGACTGAGTGAGGACATTGGTCACGGATTGAGCCCTGACCCTGATCTCAGACTGACCCACGATCCTGATCATATACTGAGCCCTCAACCTGGCTCCAGTCTTGGCCTCTGATCAGTGTTTTCCCATCTGCCGTTGTTCCTAAggtgagggaggggggagggggagaatggGTCAGTGCCAGGTGCCAGAGAAAGGGCCCAAACCAACGGTGCCAGTCCCCTCTGCAAGGCCTTAGGCCTGCAGGGTGCTGTGGGAAAGTGCTGGGGCAGTGAGGTGTCTGATGAGTGGCGGGTGCTGCTGTAAGGTCGGCCATTACTGTCAACGCCCTAACCCCCTGTGGCCTCTTCCAGATTGCTTCCCGGTGGCTTGACCTCGTTCCCTTGCAGCGTCTCCCCCTGGAAAGGTGACACCATCCAACTGGAGTGAAAGTCTGAGCCCAGCCACAAGGACACCTCTCAGATACTCCTTCTCCTCACAGTCGGGATGGCGGCATCTAAGCTAGATACTTTCCACCCCCAGCAATAAAAGTCCATTTCTGCACTCTCCTGAGGGGCCTGTTTGCATTCCTTCCTTCGGGATTTGGGGGTGAGGGGTTATGCCACCAGGGTGGCAGAGACATGGAtccagagctggaaggcacatttGGGACTCTTCAGCCCCACCTTCTTGTTTGACAAATGgggcactgaggcacagagacggCAAGAAACTGAtgcagggtcacacagccagtctgTGGCAGTGACAGAACACTTGACTCGTCCCCACGCACATTTAGTGGGTATCTAGTGAGCACCTGTTCTGGACCAGGCAGGCAGCGGGAATAGGACAGTCACCTTCTGGGGACAGCTCCACCTGGTGCTTTCTTCCATTCCCCTCCAGGGACTCTGAGAGCCCTGTGGAGGATCAGGGGGCATCTGATCTGACCGGACTCAGGAGTAGGGTGATGCGGCTGTATGCCAGCCCACCCCTCCATGCCCTCTGAAGGGTCAGGCTCCCTCTTCGAGCAGCATGTGAGAGCACCCACGGCCTCCAGCCCCCAGGGCTCACCCATCC encodes:
- the LOC111769981 gene encoding BPI fold-containing family A member 2-like: MFQLWKLLLLCGLLAGTSASFLEDLRGKLDNVFNKLKPDLEKGAETIDKALEGVFQKVKGDLKTIQDSEIWQQAKQKFQEAEKLVENTLSKILPTVDGSLGLKISNGNIQDLKAELAPDGQGATLRIPITCTASVSLPVIGQVVDLKGSLELQTDVRVETDAQTGLPSVVLGECSDDSASISLTLLDNRSELVSRVVDSLTGVLSKAVSSLVQRQACPLIRVFLHSLDISSFDDLISKLEQGVQLPLDF